The window gttctgatcctggcagccccgcttcccatccaactccctatttgtgacctgggaaagcagtcgaggacggcccaaagcccttgggaccctgcacctgcctgggagatctggaagagtttcctggctttggattggtggcgcagcaccggccattgtggtcttttggggagtgaatcattggacgcaggatcttcctctctgtttctcctcctctctgtatatctgactttgtaataaaaataaataaataaataaataaataaacaaatctttaaaaacccacaaaattgtaaatattttgatATAATAGATCATATTCTATCCTGTTCTCTTTCTCATTGTCAATGCTTCAAACCTACATATGTCTGCAAACAGTAAATGAGTATTTTACATTATGTAGAACTCTTATGAACTCTCTCCATATTTTATGTGAACAAATTATGGCTTAAATATTGTAACAGCATAATTGTTATCTGCTCATTAGCTGAAAACCCTATCTGTATTTCAAAATTGAGGTAAATTGATTTAATAACCAAGTTCTTGCAAGCCTCCTGGCTTAACCTCCAGTTGTCAGCCAAGTACTGCTATTCAAAGTTTTACTACTGTTATTAGTTCTTGGTTTGTGGAGATGTTCCATTTATGTGtttattaaaaaatagttttgtattaaaaaaatcaaacaaaagagTTTTCTTCTGCGCAGAaggtatttttgtttgaaaaagcttaCTTAGAAACTTTGGATTAGGTACAAGGTGTAGAAGTTCCTGGCCTTCCAAATTACACAATCAATGGTTCTGAAAAAGCTAGTTATACTGGAATGACTTGGGTAGTAATTATAACATCTTGGCAGAAACTATGTAGACTTAATTGtctttataatgaaaaaaattttgatcTGATGTAATTACTGTGAACCTGAGTGTCTAACGTATCaatgaattcttttaaaatacacaacaaaaaagtattcaatttctatttttgtttttaagtgtttttctGCTAAATTTCTGAAAGATAAAAAATGCACCATGACTTAATATTGcattattttaacttcttttgcTAGCAATAACAGGGAATATTGAGATGTAGAAAATAAGACATTTTATTAAACTGTTTATGAATGATATTAACATTcaaggatttaattatttttatagtgTTCATCTAAACTACCAAGGAATGACGaggcttttttattctttttattcttcttctaCTTGCCatgtgttgatatctttacctatTGGAGTGCTAAGCTTATgactgcaaagtgaaatgaaaatatgccattggGGATATAAGGAAGGAGGGGGATGGGTGGTAGTTGTTGCTATGCTTATAAATCTGAATTGTGGAATATGTGAAatgtgttcactttatataaataattttaaaatattgtaaaaagtTTTGAGGATTTGAAAACTAGGATAAACTTCTGATTAAGATATTGAATTGggtctggcacagcagcctattggctaaagtcctcaccttgcatgtactggctTCCTATAAGAGTGccgtttttgtgttttttttttttatagtttaatGTATTTTAACAGCAAACTTACAGGAACAGCACAGCAGACAGACAATATTAAAAACATGTACTTGCATGtaggacaactcagaaaagtataGTGAATGGATGGAATCTACTACTGTATGATAAAAATGCTACAAACACCATTTAGTTGCTGTCAGTaagaaatttacttatttttaaaaagtcgaAATGCTGGCATTGTCCAGAAAAATTGAACAGGTTTATTTATAATTGTTATAAAGTTGAACTGCTGAAACTTGTTCACCAAAACATTTTGACTTGCATTAATGCTTTACGTCCccacatttatattaaaaatccacacacaaatgaaaatggaaaaactgCCTATACCTCATTTCTGTCCCCTAGTTTTCCATTTGCAATCATATACTTAGGTACCTTTTGACCCcatgggaaaaacaaaaaaccaaccaaacaaaaacaaaacaaaacaaaacaaagaaaaccccTAAACGTTCAGAGCTACCAATATAACAggtaagaagagaaaaaaaaaattgttttgagaaTGAAATGTTTCTCCTCATAGTGGATTCTTAAGCACGTCCTCCACGTATGCAGCGTGCTAGCTGGATGTCTTTTGGCATAATTGTTACACGTTTGGCATGGATAGCACACAGGTTGGTGTCTTGAAACAGGCCAACCAGATAGGCCTCACTTGCCTCCTGCAAAGCACCAACAGCTGCACTCTGGAAGCACAGATCTGTTTTGAAATCCTGAGCAATTTCTCGCACCAGACGTTGGAAGGGGAGTTTGCAAATCAGAAGCTCAGTGGACTTCTGATAAAGTCTAATTTCACGGAGCGCCATAGTACCAGACCTGTAACGGTACGGTTTCTTCACCACTCCAGTAGAGGGCACACTCTTGTGACCGGCTTTTGTAGCCAGTTGTTTTCTGGGTGCTTTGCCACCAGTCGATTTGCGGGCAGTCTGCTTTGTAGGAGCCATGGTGCAAGTACCTCCTTACTCATCTACTCCCTTCTCCCTTAGGCTGAAGCTCAGCGAACGAGAGGCGGCACTGGCATTCAGAGCTGGCATCTGCGCGGCGGTAAGTGGGAACACAATTGAAAGATCAGGGCATAGATTCTAATCCcgcaacctgcttcccatccaactccctgcttgtgaactgggaaagcagtcgaggacggcccaatgcactgggacacagcacccgcgtgcgagacctggaagaggctcctgactcctggcttcagatgggctcagctccggcccttgaggaagatggaagatcttcatctctgtctctgctgatctctgtatatctgactttccaataaacctttaaaaaaataaggactaAGAAAATAATATATTGTTCAGTCCACCAATAATTTTCGCTGTGCATCACTACTTTTTTGCCTTTATATTAACCTTCAGTAAACACTCTAAACAATACGCTAATGTCAGCTAacaagtttttcatttctttttttttttaaagatttattttatttttattacaaagtcagatatattgagaggaggagagacagagaggaagtggagctgctgggattagaaccagcggccatatgggatcaaggcaaggaccttagcctctagaccatgctgccgagcccaagttTTTCATTTCTCACCCATTAAAGATGTACAAAATATGTTCAACTACAATGATTATATGCACTTACCATAATAagataaaaaaatagatttatttatcaaGACACTATTTCATAAAAGTATACATGCCACTTATCTTTTAATGTGTGAAGCAAGGAGGTATTTAATGTGTTGAGCAATGGGATAAATACTTCACATGATTATATCTTGAAATCTATTCATGAACTTCTTATTTCACATATGTATGAATGAGA is drawn from Ochotona princeps isolate mOchPri1 chromosome X, mOchPri1.hap1, whole genome shotgun sequence and contains these coding sequences:
- the LOC131478571 gene encoding histone H3.3A-like encodes the protein MAPTKQTARKSTGGKAPRKQLATKAGHKSVPSTGVVKKPYRYRSGTMALREIRLYQKSTELLICKLPFQRLVREIAQDFKTDLCFQSAAVGALQEASEAYLVGLFQDTNLCAIHAKRVTIMPKDIQLARCIRGGRA